The Prionailurus viverrinus isolate Anna chromosome C1, UM_Priviv_1.0, whole genome shotgun sequence DNA window TCTCTGTTTAAACTTTTCataacaaaaagtagaaaaaatgtcACACTACCGGCATATCCTGTGGGCTTCAGtaattttgtgctttttgtacatttgttcctttttattgctaaatagtattcTGCCATTTGGATAtagattttgtttattcatcagttggtgggcaTTCAGATTGTTTCCAGGTTTGGGCTATAATGAGTAACACTGCAACCACCATTCACGTGCAGGTCTTCATGTGGGCAGCAGTGGTtctgtaaataaacttaaaacattaatGGTTGATAAGAACAGCTTGTGCTGTTCAGGCTCCATTCAGGAAGGCTGTTTTTCAAACCTTAAGTTTAATAAAGTTTAATAAAACCAGAATGACTACAATCTTCAGAAAAGTTTCTTCCAGTTAACTTAGCTTTCTGATGATGGCTTGACAACATGACATCCCTGTTTTAATGCTCAGTAGGTTTTGTTTCAGCTTTTGCAAACACAGTACAGTGAGCCTCACCATGTGTCACAGATGATTAAAGATTATGCAGGGTCTCCTAATGATTCTGTAAGACGTGGTCTGGGAGCGCACTGCAGAAAACAATGTCCAGCAGAACATTAGTCAGACTGAATCTGTAACATAGCATGACATCGCTTTTACAAATAGTTCCCTGAtatgttgttgttcttttttccctAGTACTTCTGATCATCTTACTACCATTCATCAGTGCCTAACTCTATGCCGGGCCCATTACATGCTTTGACATGCTCAGGCGGCTCACGGACTAATGGCACGTGGGCGGCAATGCACTGCTCCCTTGCCATATAGCACATGGGCCTAGACTGTCCCTTAGGTCTGCTTTTAGGTCTCTTCTTTCTGTGCCACTAGTTGGTGCCAAGCCACACGTGTTACTGcctctctttaaaaacaattctacgggggcggctgggtggctcagtcggttaagcggccgacttcagctcaggtcatgatctcgtggtccgtgagttcaagccccgcgtcgggcactgtgctgacagctcatagcctggagcctgtttcagattctgtgtctccctctctctgaccctcccccgttcatgctctgtctctctctgtctcaaaaaaaataaatattcaaaaaaaattaaaaaaaaattaaaaataaaaacaattctacGGATCCAAGTAATTTGGCTTTCAAAAGCCTGATACCAGTACCAGTGGCATGCTACCAAATTCCTACACTAATTTCTATGAAGCAAGCTAACTACCTATGTCTACTTGCTCATCTGACCAAGATGCTAATACGAGCTAACGTTTATTGGGGCATAATAGATGTCAGACACTAATTAGGCTCTTTTTAGCAATCTTCTCAAAATTATCTATGGAATACATACTTTTAGCATCTACATTTTATAACCCAGAACACTGATGTGTTTCAAAGAAGGGAAGTTGGCAAGGATGAAAAGATGATTTCCTTCAAATACTAAATATCAGTGACTTATAAACTGTgtcatttcagaaaatgaaagaatttatgaagtttatttttgccttagcCAGCACATatcaaactattttattttttaagtaaactctacaccaaacatgaggcttgaactcatgaccccaagatcaagaatcatatgctctactgactgagccaatgaGGCACTCCAAATTATCTTACCTTTTAAAAGCTAACTTTGTTGGGGCCTCTGGCaaactcagtcagtagagcataagactcttgatctccgagtcaggagttcaagtcctacaATGGATGTGGaacctatttaaaacaaaacaaaacaaactttgttGTCTCTCCAACCTTTTTTTGGATCATACATTCATCTGGAGCCAACAAGTGCTCtaaagaaaaatctccaaattGTGAAGAAAACAGGCATATTTCCTTTCAGAAATATCAAAGCTAGaatgtttagcttttttttttttcttcagtgaccAGTATCTGTGCCGTGGctaaacctcattggctatgatactgcAGTACACCCAGCTAGAATGTTTAGCTATTAAAGAGATTCCCCCAACTAGCTTCACATCGAGTGACTGCACTGTAGTGGCTCCCGAAGAGGCAGGCTCCCTCCTTCCAAGTCACCCTCATCAGAGAACACCTACTGAGTAGCAAGCCAGAGGTTTGGACTGGAATGTCCCATTCAAAGACTCTTCAAAGTATTCAAACCTTCAAGTTTGgcctatgaaggaaaaaaatcttaatttggGAGTGAGAAAATAGTGCTTAAGGACCACTGCCTCCAAACCTACATTCTGCAACAGTCCAAGAAAAAAGGCCAAGTACCCATCTACCTCAGGGCTATGGGCTCCATGATGCTTGGCAGTTATCCTCAGGTGTAACTGCTTTCCAGCAAGCTTCTTCCTGGACTTCCAGGTTAAGCACAATGCCAATGCTGTCTCACAGTCATGACTATCCTCCtttctttaagaattttaaatgacgATACAGATCTGGTTTAATTCTtccttttgcatttatatttggGGACCCCTGtttgggcttttttgttttgtttttttaagtgggctccatgcccaacatggggcttgaactcatggccctgggATCAAGAATTGTATGCtatactgaccgagccagccagggccCCCCCTTAATTCTTCCTTTCACATTGAGATAAGACTATTGCTTCCTATACCAGTTTTATACATTCTATTAGTTTTAAGAACTATAAACAGATTGAAATTATTAAACACGAAATCTTAGGAATCAAAAATAACACAGGAgctaaaaagataaaatcttaaaaagggggcacctggctgcatcagttggtagagcatgcgtcaattgatcctggggtcatgagttaAAGTCCCATGCTGGgagtagagatgacttaaaaaatttttagaaataccaCCGAGACCAAAACTGTGGTATGAGGTAGTCAACAGTGTAGCATATGAGCACATCACCCCATCTCACCCTTCTGAGAGGCAAAGTCAGGTTATCAAGGTCCACTAGTCAAGTCCGACACAGCAACCTACACCAAGTGTCTTCTGCCATACAATTTCTGTGTAAGTCAGCTCCAGAGACCGGGACAGTGGTGCTGGGCTGGGGTGTCGTGCCCTCAGCAGCAGAATGGTATCTGGAGATTAATACTGAAAGCTGCGCTTGGTCTGGATATCATCAAGAATCTGCTGCAGCTCCTCATCTTCAAACCGCCCCTCCAGGCTAcgagaagaaaaccaaaagaactAAGCGTCTCAGCGACTGACAATGTTCCCGATCTCTTTTTAACACACTGATCTTTGAGCACCGCTGTGCCCACTTCTCCATTTACCTCTAAATGCTGACACCTTTACCCTTTCAGCTGTACTTCCTGCATGCCATTCCTTTTAGAAACATTATGAAGtgtttcaaagatttaaaaaagtatagaaaCTAAGGTAACCTTAATAGTTACTCCTACTTGATTTAGATTTCTTTGATAAACACAACAGAACAAATTAATGAATGGCTCTGTGTATgctccctatcaaaataccttCCCCAGAATTAGCCATTATGCTAAATTTGGTATTTATCATTTCTATACTTATTTTATACCTATTATCTATCTCTCTCAAGTCATATGCAGCACTGTTTTTACACTTTATAAGAAATGGCATCATTCTGTATATATCCTTCTACAATTTTCTTCACTCCAAATTCATTTTGGTATTTGATGTTATCccagttcattaattttttcattgctatataaatgatttttttattcatgCCCATGTTTGACAGATTATCAAGTTCTGTTACCACGAACAATGCAGTAATGAGCACTAGAATACATGCCTTCTTATGAACTGTATGAGCTGCTTTCAGGGCATGTACCCAGGAATGGTTTTTGGGTCAGTGTATAATCATCTTTAACTTTACTAGATGTAGCTAAATTGTTCTCCAAAGTGAGTGACTGTACTAATTTGCACTCCTACCATCAGTGTATGAAAGATTCAGCTGTTCCACATTTTTGCTAACAGTTGGTGTGCTATAAAACCATCATTTTCATAACCTGTTAAAAAAGGCACTCCATTCAATGCTGATGATATCAGTCcatattttaaatgcacacaCCATTTAGACACACTAATTCTACTTGTAGGAATCTATCCAACATACAGAACTCAGCACAGCCGGTACTAACCTTGGGATCAGAGCCTTCGACTCCTCAGCAGTCTCTGGGCAAAGGTTGGCCAAACAGGCCAACTCAAACTTATGAAGCTTCTTCTGGAGCAACAAGCTGATCACGGAGAAgagaatcaaaacaaacaaaaatcaaagaatgaTGACTAGGAAAAAGAGAACCCAAAGGTACTTAGCAAGAAAGGTAAGCAAGCAAAGCACTTGCAATCTTTCATATAGTTTGCTTGGCTGCCAAATCACACTTTCAGATCATTTCCTGTTCTGTTCCTGGAGAACAGTGAAATCAGACAGAGGCCACAAAAGTGAGCAGAGCACACAGGGCAAGAGAAGCCCtgtcattttaacttttaaaaaaccacCATATACACCTTAAGGACTACACAACCTTTTCCTCaggaatttattttgttgttctctCCTCCCTTGTTTGGATATTGTGAGAAGGAGGAAATTCTCTTTTAAACttatctacaaaataaatataggCAAACCTTACTTTGTACAAATATGTGTGCAAACAGCATCTTATTTTAAATGCACAGTTCTAATTCAAATTGTATAAAACACTGTCAAATCCTATCTTGGTTTTTCACACATATAGCTCTTAAAAGAGAGCTCATCCATGGTGGATTTGGTTTCAGAGAACACCTTAAACATCTGTTCGGAAACAAAACATTTACTGTGCGTTATCATTCTATTACAAGCATATTAGTTATCACacagaatttagaaaatacatgaCAGATAAATAAAAGCTACCCATATCACTACCTAAACAAAATCAATGTTATTATGTTAGCATATCATTCCAAACACTTTTCTGTTTTAGAATATTCACTCATACATTCATCACTTTTTGTCACTTAAAAAGCTATAtccattttctaaagaaaatattgtaaACTTAGTTACTTGGGAAGAGGTTTCTAAAGAAGTGTAGTGTAGGTATGTGTGTGGAGGGGTTTGTTGTAAAATGAACATATACTCATAAACAATACAAAAGATATCAAAAAGGTGAAGATAACCTGAAATCCTACCCAGAAATAACTAGTATTAACTTCTCCATGGAGatcaccttcccctcctctgtaatttcttttttaaaacaaatgagtcATAACAAATGTCATTCTGTGATTGGCCTTTTTCCAATCAACAACACAGCTGTTTTCCTATTAGTACACACATAACAGCACCCTGAACATGGCACTCCACTAAAAGGCTGTGCCATAATTTATATATCAAATTTCCTGCTGTTGAACATTTCAACTGtttcaattattcattttaagtaaCGTTTTTTGAACATTATGTGTACTTCTTTGTGTATTTAATCGATTACTGTGTGATTTAGTTTTGattactgtgtattttttttaaagatttaatttttaagttctatgcccaacatggggcttgaacttacaaccctgacaTAGAAGGTTGgctgttccaccaactgagccagccaagtgccccaattactgtgtgttttaaagataaattccTGGAAGTCAAATTATCCAGAGgatatgaatgtttttattttaagtttatttattttgagagagagagggagggcgggtgaaagggatagagagggggaggggcagagagagaggggaacagaagatccgaGAAGTgggttctacgctgacagcagagagcccagtatggggcttgaactcaggaactgcaagatcgtgacctgagccgaattcaagagtcagacgcttaaccgagtcacccaggagcccctttttctAATCTTTTCAAATCTACTTATCTCTTTTACCATTTTTTGATTTCCTTGAAGATGAGCATAATTTCATGTGAATTAGCTAGCCATTTAAAGTTCTGATTCAAATCAAGCCTCTAATTGGAGACAGTGTCCATTTTCAAAAACTGGTGTCACCTCTTTCTTAATTATTTGCTGGGAGTTTTCAATATTAAGAGAATATTAAGGATACCAATTCTTTCCCTGTTTATACTTATATTTTGCATACGGCATTTTATTTGATGTAGGGGAGTTTAAAGATATTTATAcaaattcttttgtttattcagtatttatttagtgCCCACAATGAGTCTGACAGTGATGAATACGACCAAGTTCCTGCCCTCACAAAGCTTATATTCAACTGAAATCACTCAAGTTTCCCCATATTTAAAGTCCTACTAACCACAgccaaaataatacatatattcacTCACATTGTCACATAACACTTTTATTCGCCATGGTTTATATTCCAATCCTTAATTCCTGAGGAATTAAATTCGGTGTAAGATACagtgttcaggggtgcctgggtggctcagtcagttaagtgtccaactcttggtttcggctcaggtcatgatctcacagtttgtgagtttgagccctgagacaggctgtgtgctgacagggcagaggctgcctggcaatctctctctccctctcttctctgcccctcccacactctctctcaaaataaataaataaaccttaaaaaagggggagggggtatgtgcctgggtggctcattcggttaaatgtctgactcttgatatcagcttgggtcatgatctcagtttgagggacagagccccatgtcaggctctgtgctgacagcatggggcctgctaaggaatctctctctgcccctccccaactcaaaataaataaactttaaaaatgtgatatagtgttcaaactttgttttaaagtatttccCCACTAACCTACAATGCCATATACTGGACTCACACAAAATATGATAGAATTGTATTTGAATTTGTTGTCATTTACGACaaattcttcttcatttttcttagaaaattttttcTGACAATTCTTACAATATTAAGATCATTTtattagccccccccccccccgccatttccTTGAGGTTGcagaatggcactaaatatatacagTAATTTGGGGAGAACCAACATGTTTACAATCCTGAGACCATTTATTCACAAAGGTATAAGCCTACCTTCATCTACTCAGGTCACCTCACAGGCCCAACACTGCACACTCCCCTCCCATCTTTCCTCAGTGTGTACACCCACACCTTCTAGAACAGACTGTATACTTCGGATACAATTTTATCACCTTCATTTTCTGCACACTTAACATCTTTCATttgctacaattaaaaaaaaatttttttttaacctttatttatttttgagacagagagagacagagcatgaatgggggagggtcagagagagggagacacagaatccgaaacaggctccaggctctgagctgtcagcacagagcccgatgcggggctcgaactcacggactgcgagatcacgacctgagccgaaatcggacacttaaccaactgagccacccaggtgccccgctaccACAATTTTAATAACAATATAGTAGTTCACCAAATGAtttactactttatttatttaattactattGAATGTTTaggttgcttttctctttttaccaTTGGCTATTAGAAATATCTCCCTGaaaagtatgtgtatatacatcttTTTTGTACACTTGCTTTTCCTAAGGACAGTACTTCTCAAACATTTTCTCTGGAACAGAGCAAACAAGTACCCCTAGGCAACCTGGGCGCATGGGCTCAAATGACTTTCTGCATCTACAAGTAGGGTTTTAAGTCTTGTAATTTAATTCAAGAATttatacagtttttgttttactcCACAGTATGCTGGTAtctgtttgttttaatgtagaaatgttttaaaatcacctACCATTAAATTAAACTGCTACGTGAGGAAGATGTTTCTCCTGTGGCCTGCTATATGCCCCAGAGCATCACTGTTTCCCAGGTTATATCCAACTCAATTTGAGAAGCAATGCCTTGGGAAAAAATGCTAAAATCCACCTTCTGAAAGGTATAGCTCCTGATTTATATTTACAAACATATAAAGATCTTGAGGGGACCCtgcgtggctcaggtcatgatcccgtggatcatgggcttgagccctgcgtctggccctgtgctgacagctggagcctggagcctgcttcagattccgtgtctccctctctctctccccctacccctcatgctctgtctctttctctcaaaaataaataaacattaaaaacaattaaaattaaaatacaaaaaaaaagatcttgaagACATTTCAggtgaataataaataaataagcccattttattaaaacaacCACCATCACAAATCACTTGTGTGTTGTTtataggtgtatatatgtatgtgaatgCATGGAAAAGATCTGGAAGAATAACAACAAACTGCCAATAGTGGTTACTGTACAGGATGACCACGGGGATTTCAGATACCGGAAAAGGTGATCAAAGAGCATTTTGGTGATCAAAGAGCCGTTTTTAAATTTCTGAcaaagacattatttttcttacattcatGGTATAGATGATGCCCATTGAGTGCTGGTGCTGGTGGTGCTGGAGGCAAAAGTATTTTACGCTCAGACATCCACGAATTTGGATTAATAAAAACTTTCCTTTAGCACTCACCTGCGGACACTGGCAATAGTCTCTCTGTTTTTGAAACGACTGAAACGGGCTGTGTAATTTAAAGTTTTCATGAAGACCTCAGAAAGTTCCTGTTCATCCTCTGCACTCTCATTCTGTTGCTTTCGATGCTCCAGAAGCATGTGAACTTCTGAATTTAGTAGTGTCTCCGCTGTTTCAAACTCTATTTGTGAGAAGCACAAATGTCAGCTGAAAATATTCCTTCAAAAGACAGCTTCTAAATGTTCATTTTGCTTTCGAGATTAACAGCAAGTTTGCGTCCCTGCATAAATCCAGAGGCCTCATATCCCACAGCTTCACCTTCAACCAGACCTGCCTACCACAAGGCACAGAAGAGttcataaaactaaaatttagttCAGTGGGGCCAGACAGTTTCTAACCTCAAAGAACCTGACCTGGACATGCTATTAAATAATGACATGTCATTATCCTAATTAGGCCAGTTACTGATTCCAAAAGGGAGCATAACCAacaattatttctctttagctTGCATGAGCTCCTAATGTAGTTCCATAATACTAATACTATACCctcaattttaataattattacaCATTAGGGAGGGCCAAGGGTTTGGAAACACACAATAATGTACCCCCAATTCTATTTTAGTAGCTGAATGAATCTATTTAATCTACTCATTCACCCAGATCACGTACTTGGCTTTGGGCCTGAGGCCAGAAGTCCCTACTCCCTACCTTCCAGGTTTCATAGTCTTATGTAGTTTACTAACTAAacctatttcaaatatttaccaTCACACAAATCTCCTGCCCTTgatacctatttatttttttagtgtcaaGTTTCTTAAGTTCtagtgagttaacatacagtgtaatactagtttcaagtatataatttagggattcatcacttatacatgacactcagtgctcattacaagtgccctccttaatacccatcacccatttaactcatccccccggtcccacttcccctccagcaaccttgtttttttttcctgtaaagagtctgttttctgatttgcccctctttttttcttttcccctatgtacatctgttttgtttcttaaattccacatatgagtgaaatcagtgTCTTTCTCTTATggcacttagcattatactctctagctccatccatgtcattgtaaatagccaagatttcattctttttatggctgagtaatattccactgagTGTGTACgagtgtgtatgcacacatatatattatatatatatatgcacatgatacatttttatctattcatcatgtgatggacatttgggctcgctcatttaaaataatcctcagtcagggcgcctgggtggctcagtctgctgagcatctgacttaggctcaggtcatgatctcatggctcatgagttcgagccccacgttgggctctgtgctgacagctcagagcctggagcctgcttcagattctgtgtctccctctctctctgcccctcccccactcgtgccatgtctctgtctctcaaaaataaataaacatttaaaaaaatttttttaaataatcctgtcggttgagcatttgactttggctcaggttatatataatctcacggttcatgagttcaagccctgcatgggtaTCACTGGTATCAGCCTGACAGAGCAGaccctgcttcagaccctctgtcccctctctctctgcccttgccacacttgctctaaaaaataaaaaataaacattaaaaaaaaatcctcttggagcacgtgggtagctcaatcagttaaatgtacaactctagatt harbors:
- the POLR2D gene encoding DNA-directed RNA polymerase II subunit RPB4: MAAGGSDPRAGDVEEDASQLIFPKEFETAETLLNSEVHMLLEHRKQQNESAEDEQELSEVFMKTLNYTARFSRFKNRETIASVRSLLLQKKLHKFELACLANLCPETAEESKALIPSLEGRFEDEELQQILDDIQTKRSFQY